Genomic DNA from Prevotella intermedia ATCC 25611 = DSM 20706:
ACTTGCAAGCCAGCATTGTCGTAGCTTTCCTGCAAGGGCAGAGGCGCAAACTTCTCAAGGGCATCAATAACTTCCTTAATTTTCACGCTACGCATAAATTTAGATTGCAAAGATACGAAATTAAACTTAAACAGCAATGTATCAAGGCTTAATTCTTCATAATTTGGAACGATTTTCTCCGTATTTTTTGCACGCACACTACTTTTATTTAGCAAAACATAGAAAAAGTATAACAATTATAAAAAAGCACCTTGCAAGTTTTGATATAAATCAGTTTTTAGCTATCTTTGCAACTAATAGATTAGTAAACATAAAATAAAACATGGAAATAGCAGAAAGATTTATTAACTATACCAAGTTTGACACACAGTCGGCAGACGAATCTGAAACTGTGCCCAGCACTGCGAAACAGCTTGTTTTCGCTAAGTATTTGAAAGAAGAACTTGAGCGTGAAGGACTAAAAGAAGTAGAAATGGACGAAAAAGGCTACATCTATGCCACGCTTCCAGCTACTACTACAAAGAAAGTACCTACCATTGGCTTCATTGCACACTACGATACAGCACTCGACGCAAGTGGTGCCAACATCAAGGCACGCATCGTAAAGAACTATGATGGTAGTGACATACAGCTCAACGAGAATATGGTTTCATCGCCAAAGCAGTTCCCAGAACTCCTCGAACACAAGGGCGAGGACCTCATTGTTACCGATGGCACCACCCTACTCGGTGCCGACGACAAGGCAGGCATTGCCGAAATAGTACAGGCAATGTGCTATCTGCGCGACCACCCAGAGATAGAACACGGCAAAATCCGCGTAGGTTTCAACCCCGATGAGGAGATTGGACGCGGCGCACACCACTTCGACGTGGAGAAATTCGGCTGCGAATGGGCTTACACGATGGACGGTGGCGACATCGGACAGTTGGAATACGAGAACTTCAACGCTGCTGGCGCAAAGGTTTACATCAAGGGTTTGAGCGTTCACCCAGGCTATGCAAAGGGCAGAATGGTTAATGCAAGCCGCTTGGCAATTGAGTTTAGCGAGATGTTGCCGCAAGACGAGACTCCTGAAAACACCGAAGGCTACGAAGGATTCTACCATTTAATCGGTATTGAAAGTCGTTGCGAAGAAGCTAAGCTTAACTATATCATTCGCGACCACGATAGAGATAAGTTCGAAAATCGCAAGAAAGTAATGGAGAATTGCGTAAAGGCGATGAACGAAAAGTATGGCGAAGGTACGGTCGAAATGAAGATGGACGACCAATATTACAACATGAAAGAGAAGATAGACCCAAATATCCACGTCATCGACCTTGTTGTAAAAGCCATGCAGGAAGCCGAAGTTACACCATTGGTACAACCTATTCGTGGCGGTACGGACGGTGCACAGCTCAGCTTCAAGGGACTTCCATGCCCTAATATCTTTGCTGGCGGTGTGAATTTTCACGGACCTTACGAGTTTGTATCTATCCAAGTGATGGAGAAAGCCATGCAGGTTATCATCAATATCAGTCGCCTCACAGCTGGCTACAACGATTAATCAGAAGTAATTCCGTCGGCTTTCGGCGGTTTATAAATACGAAGAGGAACACTACAAAGTCTGCTCTCACCGCATTTCAGTGCTGCTATCAGCTCGGAAAACGGAGAGAACAGTTTGTGGTGTTCGTATTTTCAGCGGGGGCAATGCGCCTCCACCTTATTATATTAGCACATCGGCGAACTATATACAAGCACATCAGCATACTATATTTTCCGCATTGACGAATCATGCTAACACATCAATAAACTATTCAAACATTTACAACGCTGCTTATGTCAGAACTTCCTGTACTCGTAAAAGACCTTGCTTTAATTCTCGTAGTAGCAGGTTTCGTAACGCTGCTATTCAAGAAACTCAAGCAACCGCTTGTGTTAGGCTACATCGTAGCTGGCTTTTTGGTATCACCACATATGCCTTACATTATGAGCGTGGTAGACGAAGCCGACATTAAAACGTGGGCAGACATTGGCGTTATCTTCCTTTTGTTCTCGTTAGGATTAGACTTCTCGGTCAAGAAAATATTGAAAATGGGAGCCTCGCCCATTATTGCTGCCTGCACAATCGTATTCTGTATGATGGCTTTGGGCATTAGCGTGGGGCACGCTTTCGGCTGGCAGCAAATGGACTGCATCTTCCTTGGCGGTATGTTGGCTATGAGTTCCACTGCCATCATATATAAAGCGTTTGCCGACATGGGACTTCTGCAGCAAACGTTTGCAACTACGGTGATGAGCGTGCTTATCCTTGAAGACATTCTCGCTATCGTCATGATGGTTATGCTGAGTGCCGTAGCGAGCGGAAACAGCCCCGACGGCGGTCAATTAATAGAGAGTGTGCTTATGATTGGCTTCTTTCTCATCTTGTGGTTTGTCATCGGCTTGTTTGCCATACCTTCGCTCTTGCGCAAGGTGCGTGGCATTCTGAACAGCGAAACCCTCCTCATTGTATCGTTAGGACTTTGTTTCCTTATGGCAGTAATATCCACAAAGGTAGGCTTCAGTGCTGCTTTCGGCTCGTTTGTAATGGGTAGCATCTTGGCAGAAACCATCGAAGCAGAGAAGATTATAAAGGTTGTGGAACCCATAAAGAACCTCTTTGGTGCTGTCTTCTTCGTATCGGTGGGTATGTTGGTAGACCCGCAAATTCTCGTAACCTACGCTGTGCCAATCCTTATACTTGTCGTTACCATTCTTGTTGGGCAGGCTGTGTTCGGCACAATGGGCTACATGTTCGGCGGACAATCGCTTAAAAATGCCATTCGCTGCGGTTTCTCAATGGCGCAAGTAGGCGAATTTGCTTTCATCATTGCCACTTTAGGACTTTCGTTGGGCGTTATCAGCAAGTTTCTGTACCCTGTCGTGGTAGCCGTTTCGGTCATTACGACTTTCCTAACCCCTTATATGATACGTGGAGCAGAGCCTACTTACGAATTCATATTGCGCCGTTTGCCGAAGCAATGGGCACGTCGCATTACGCATATCGACGTAGGAACACCGCAAAACCTATCGTCCGACAATCTCTGGCGCGCACTTATCAAGGCGATGGTTGCGAATACACTCATCTACGGCATTCTCTCGGCTGCTACCATCACCATTATGTTCTCGCTTGTTCTGCCCATTATGCGCCGATTCTCGGTGGAATTGACAGGCAACCACTGGGCTGGGAACGTTGTTTGCGGACTCCTCACCATCTTGTTCATAGCTCCTTTCCTGCGCGCTTTCGTAATGAAGAAGAACCATTCCGAAGAGTTTAAGACCCTCTGGACACGCAACCGTATGAACCGCCTGCCGCTTGTGTTTACCATTCTCGTCAGAATGGTGGTGGCACTTGCGTTCATTTTCTACATCTGCAACTATCTTACACGCTTCACCAATGCGCTCATGATAGTCATTGCAATAGGTATGCTGACGCTGATGATACTGTCTCGCGGTATGAAACAGCGCAGCATTCGCTTGGAACGCCTCTTTATACAAAACCTTCGTAGCCGCGAAATAGCAGCACAAGTACGTGGCAGACGGAAACCGCTCTTCGAAGGGCACCTATTAGATAGGAACATTCACATCGGCGAGTTCGATATTCCTGAAGATTCGGCGTGGACGGGCAAGACGCTCCATCAGCTAAAGCTCCGCAATCGCTTTGGTACGCATGTCAGTAGCATTCTCCGTGGCTCGCACCGCCTGAACATTCCACGTGGTAACACCATTGTTTTCCCTGGCGACAAGATACAAGTCATCGGTAACGACCAACAGTTAGCAGCTATCTCGACAGCCATTCGAAACGAAATTCGCCCCGAAGACAACGACATAGAGAAGCGCGAAATGGTTCTGCGCCAAATTGTTTTGTCGGCAAGCAATCCGTTTATTGGCAAATCATTGAGAGAAAGTGGCATACGCGAGGAATACAATTGTATGGTGGTAGGTGTAGACGAGGGGCAAACCCACATTACGCTCATCAATCCTTCGCGCTGCTTAGAGGAAGGCGACATACTGTGGGTGGTAGGCGAAAAAGAGAATATAAAGCAAATTCAAGCCGCTAACGAATAGGGCTGAAGGCTATTTTAAAAACGTAATAAAATTAATATTAAACATATATGTTATTGAATATTATCTTCATTATCGCAGGCATTGCCATCGTGTTGTGGGGCGCAGACCGCCTCACCGAAGGGGCGGTGGCTGTTGCAGAACGTATGAAAATTCCGCAAATCGTTATCGGGCTTACCATCGTTGCCATGGGAACGAGTATGCCCGAATTTTGTGTCAGCCTGATTTCGGCACTCAAAGGCACACCCGACTTGGCAGTGGGCAACGTCGTAGGCTCTAATATCTTCAACACTTTGCTCATCGTCGGACTCTCTGGAGCTATTGCTCCGATGGTTATCTTGCGTTCTACGGTGTTGAAAGACATACCGTTTGCCCTTGTTGCATCGGTTATTCTGATGATGATGTGCTTCGATGGAAAGATAGGACGCATAGACGCTGCCGTGCTTTTTGTTTTCTTCCTTGTCTTCATGTATATGACCGTAACAGGGGCGAAAATAGAGAAAAAGGATTTGGAAGTGGAGAACAAACTTGCTGAAACAGCATTGGAAATCGTACCTAAGATGAGCACAATCATGTCGGCGATATGGATTATCGTAGGTTTGGGCTGCCTTATTGGCGGCAGTACGCTGTTTGTGGAAGGTGCTACCCAACTGGCAACCTCGTTAGGTGTGTCGGAAGCCATTGTCGGTCTTACGGTTGTAGCTAGCGGAACATCGCTGCCCGAACTTGCCACGAGCGTTGTTTCAGCACGAAAGGGCAACAGCGGCATTGCCATAGGCAACGTTCTTGGCTCTAACGTGTTCAACATTCTCGCCATATTAGGTCTTACAGGACTTGTTTGTCCGATGCAGTTACAAGGCATTACCACCACCGACTTGTCGATATTGGTAATATCTATGATTATGATTTGGTTCTTCTCATTCACCAAATACGTTCTTGAGCGTTGGGAAGGACTCGTGCTCACTGCCACCTTCATA
This window encodes:
- a CDS encoding calcium/sodium antiporter, coding for MLLNIIFIIAGIAIVLWGADRLTEGAVAVAERMKIPQIVIGLTIVAMGTSMPEFCVSLISALKGTPDLAVGNVVGSNIFNTLLIVGLSGAIAPMVILRSTVLKDIPFALVASVILMMMCFDGKIGRIDAAVLFVFFLVFMYMTVTGAKIEKKDLEVENKLAETALEIVPKMSTIMSAIWIIVGLGCLIGGSTLFVEGATQLATSLGVSEAIVGLTVVASGTSLPELATSVVSARKGNSGIAIGNVLGSNVFNILAILGLTGLVCPMQLQGITTTDLSILVISMIMIWFFSFTKYVLERWEGLVLTATFIGYMAYLISNA
- a CDS encoding cation:proton antiporter translates to MSELPVLVKDLALILVVAGFVTLLFKKLKQPLVLGYIVAGFLVSPHMPYIMSVVDEADIKTWADIGVIFLLFSLGLDFSVKKILKMGASPIIAACTIVFCMMALGISVGHAFGWQQMDCIFLGGMLAMSSTAIIYKAFADMGLLQQTFATTVMSVLILEDILAIVMMVMLSAVASGNSPDGGQLIESVLMIGFFLILWFVIGLFAIPSLLRKVRGILNSETLLIVSLGLCFLMAVISTKVGFSAAFGSFVMGSILAETIEAEKIIKVVEPIKNLFGAVFFVSVGMLVDPQILVTYAVPILILVVTILVGQAVFGTMGYMFGGQSLKNAIRCGFSMAQVGEFAFIIATLGLSLGVISKFLYPVVVAVSVITTFLTPYMIRGAEPTYEFILRRLPKQWARRITHIDVGTPQNLSSDNLWRALIKAMVANTLIYGILSAATITIMFSLVLPIMRRFSVELTGNHWAGNVVCGLLTILFIAPFLRAFVMKKNHSEEFKTLWTRNRMNRLPLVFTILVRMVVALAFIFYICNYLTRFTNALMIVIAIGMLTLMILSRGMKQRSIRLERLFIQNLRSREIAAQVRGRRKPLFEGHLLDRNIHIGEFDIPEDSAWTGKTLHQLKLRNRFGTHVSSILRGSHRLNIPRGNTIVFPGDKIQVIGNDQQLAAISTAIRNEIRPEDNDIEKREMVLRQIVLSASNPFIGKSLRESGIREEYNCMVVGVDEGQTHITLINPSRCLEEGDILWVVGEKENIKQIQAANE
- the pepT gene encoding peptidase T, with the protein product MEIAERFINYTKFDTQSADESETVPSTAKQLVFAKYLKEELEREGLKEVEMDEKGYIYATLPATTTKKVPTIGFIAHYDTALDASGANIKARIVKNYDGSDIQLNENMVSSPKQFPELLEHKGEDLIVTDGTTLLGADDKAGIAEIVQAMCYLRDHPEIEHGKIRVGFNPDEEIGRGAHHFDVEKFGCEWAYTMDGGDIGQLEYENFNAAGAKVYIKGLSVHPGYAKGRMVNASRLAIEFSEMLPQDETPENTEGYEGFYHLIGIESRCEEAKLNYIIRDHDRDKFENRKKVMENCVKAMNEKYGEGTVEMKMDDQYYNMKEKIDPNIHVIDLVVKAMQEAEVTPLVQPIRGGTDGAQLSFKGLPCPNIFAGGVNFHGPYEFVSIQVMEKAMQVIINISRLTAGYND